A part of Flavobacteriaceae bacterium GSB9 genomic DNA contains:
- a CDS encoding DUF3826 domain-containing protein — MNHLKLGLIVLFLSANLGFSQAKKDADLTEKASEWVKDLNLDNTSKEQSVTDIIATHLTAVRHWHNNHPFETVPAGINPKTGEKLSDLDRSIIADSAMPSSVHDNLMSGLRGHLTEEQVEAILDKYTIGKVTFTMKAYREIVTDMTPKEDAELLKNLKEAREIAVDFKQMKQISAIFEIYKTKNEQYLNNNGRSWRQLYKDYVKRLRAMKKKN, encoded by the coding sequence ATGAATCATTTAAAACTGGGGTTAATTGTACTCTTTCTAAGTGCAAATCTGGGCTTTTCACAAGCTAAAAAAGATGCTGATTTAACAGAAAAAGCAAGCGAATGGGTTAAGGATTTGAACCTAGATAATACCTCTAAGGAGCAATCCGTTACCGATATTATCGCTACACACTTAACTGCAGTTAGACATTGGCATAATAACCACCCTTTTGAAACGGTACCTGCTGGAATAAACCCTAAAACAGGTGAAAAATTATCTGATTTAGACCGTTCGATTATCGCCGATTCGGCCATGCCGAGTAGTGTTCATGATAATTTGATGTCTGGACTTAGAGGCCATTTAACTGAAGAGCAGGTAGAAGCTATTCTGGATAAATATACTATTGGTAAAGTCACTTTTACCATGAAAGCTTATCGTGAAATTGTAACCGATATGACACCAAAAGAAGATGCTGAGCTTTTAAAGAACTTAAAAGAAGCACGAGAAATTGCGGTAGATTTTAAACAAATGAAACAGATATCGGCCATTTTTGAAATTTATAAAACCAAAAACGAACAATACTTAAATAACAATGGCCGCAGTTGGAGACAATTGTATAAAGATTATGTAAAACGGCTTAGGGCTATGAAAAAGAAGAATTAA
- a CDS encoding succinylglutamate desuccinylase/aspartoacylase family protein codes for MIDLYSKALNKSLKIDRIIGKIKGAQPGPTVVFFGGIHGNENSGVFALKEVLYGLNSAHVKGTVYGISGNLQALRKQKRYIKQDLNRLWTKANIELIKLKKDLYADESELLELLELLKDILKNNNPPFYFIDLHTTSSKTLPFITINDALINRKFSQQFPVPIVLGIEEYLTGPLLSYINQLGYVSLGFESGQHDDFSSIINHIAFVNLALVFSGAVEKDSILDFSKHYEQLKRQAQQTFDVFEIVYTYKIKPNENFKMLNGFKSFERIKKGVPLAISNDFNITSPYKGSIFMPLYQKKGAEGFFIIRPINSFFLKLSAILRRLKTDSFLAILPGITWVDKNEGVLQVNLNVAKYFAKALFHLLGYRSRQITKTHLRLNNRERVAKTSMYKKEPWY; via the coding sequence ATGATAGATTTATACAGTAAAGCTTTAAATAAAAGTTTAAAAATCGATAGAATAATAGGTAAAATTAAGGGTGCACAACCGGGCCCAACCGTGGTGTTTTTTGGAGGAATACACGGTAATGAAAATTCGGGTGTATTTGCTTTAAAAGAAGTTTTATACGGTTTAAACTCGGCCCATGTAAAAGGAACAGTGTATGGTATTTCAGGTAATTTACAAGCGCTAAGAAAACAGAAACGATACATTAAACAAGATTTAAACCGGCTTTGGACGAAGGCCAATATCGAGCTCATTAAACTAAAAAAGGACTTATATGCAGATGAGTCTGAACTTTTGGAACTTTTGGAACTTTTAAAAGACATTTTAAAAAATAACAATCCCCCATTTTATTTTATCGATTTACATACCACTTCGAGTAAGACCTTACCTTTTATAACCATTAACGATGCGTTAATAAACAGAAAATTTTCTCAGCAATTTCCTGTACCTATTGTTTTAGGTATAGAGGAATATTTAACAGGGCCACTTTTAAGTTACATCAATCAATTGGGTTATGTTTCACTTGGGTTTGAGTCTGGTCAACACGACGATTTTTCATCAATAATAAATCATATTGCCTTTGTAAATTTAGCATTGGTATTTTCAGGAGCTGTAGAAAAAGATTCAATTTTAGATTTTTCAAAACATTACGAACAACTCAAGCGGCAAGCCCAACAAACTTTTGATGTTTTTGAGATTGTTTACACCTATAAAATAAAGCCAAACGAAAACTTTAAAATGCTAAATGGTTTTAAAAGCTTCGAAAGGATTAAAAAAGGAGTGCCTTTAGCCATAAGTAACGATTTCAATATTACATCGCCTTATAAAGGAAGTATTTTTATGCCACTGTACCAAAAAAAGGGCGCTGAAGGCTTTTTTATTATAAGACCTATAAATTCTTTTTTCTTGAAATTATCGGCCATTTTAAGACGATTAAAAACAGATAGCTTTTTAGCAATTTTACCAGGTATTACATGGGTTGATAAAAATGAAGGTGTTTTACAGGTAAATTTAAATGTTGCTAAGTATTTTGCTAAAGCTTTATTTCATTTATTGGGTTACAGAAGTCGTCAAATTACTAAAACGCATTTAAGGCTGAATAACCGAGAACGTGTTGCTAAAACGTCTATGTATAAAAAAGAACCTTGGTATTAA